AAGAAAAGAAGTCGCCCTCTTCCAAGGCATTCTCGGGATAATGCCTGAAGACAGGGTGCTTGATCTCTGCTGCGGCCAGGGCAGGCATTCCCTTGAACTCGCCCGATCAGGCTTCATGAACGTCGAAGGCCTTGATCGTTCGCATTACCTCATCCAGAGAGCTAAGGCTCAGGGAAAGAAGGAGAGCCTGAGCATAAAGTTCAGGGAGGGTGATGCAAGAAAGCTGCCGTATGCCCCTGACACTTTCGATGCCGTGATGATACTGGGCAACAGCTTTGGGTATTTCGAGACCGTCAACGATGACCTCAGGGTGTTGAAGGAAGTGGCGAGAATCCTTAAACCATGGGGAAAACTCCTCGTGGATGTAACCGACGGGAAATATCTCAGGAACAACTTTCAGCCGCGCTCCTGGGAGTGGATAGATTCCGAACACTTCGTCTGCAGGGAACGCTCTTTATCTCACGATAAGCAGAGACTGATTTCGAGAGAACTTGTATCGGATGTTGATGAAGGAATAATGGTTGACCAGTTCTATGCCGAGAGACTGTACACAAAAGAGCAGATACAGGAGCTTCTTTCAAAGGCCGGGTTCAGCGAAATAACCATTCACACGCAAATCGAAGCCGAGTCAAGACGGAATCAGGACCTGGGTATGATGGAGCGCCGCATAATCGTTTCCGCTCAGGTCAGAAAGGAATGGAGCGCTCCTAAGCGCAAGTTCAAAGGCGATGTCAAGAACGTTACAGTACTCCTCGGTGATCCTGCCAAGCCGGATCCACTGAAGCCCATGGGCATATTCGATGACGACGATTTCTATACCGTAGATCAGTTGAAGGATGCCTTGCGGCAGATTGCCTCCTATCAGTTCAATTATCTGAACAATCACAGTACCTTGATTTACGATATAGCGAAACTCAAGGGCAAGACGGATTTCATCTTCAACCTGTGTGACGAGGGCTACAACAACAGCGCAAGACTCGAACTTCACGTTCCAGCGCTTCTTGAGGTGATGGGCATACCTTATACAGGTTCTGGTCCGCAGTGCTTGTCATACTGTTACGACAAATCCCTTGTGCGCGGAATCGCCAAGGAGATGGACATACCCGTACCGGATGCAATGTTCATCAAGCCTGAAGACACGACATTCGAACTCCCGCTGTACTTTCCCGTTCTCGTTAAGCCTAACTTCGGGGATTCGAGTTTCGGTATAACCCAGCGCAGCGTGGCTTACAAAATAGAGGAGCTCTTGAACGCTGTTACCGAGATTCGCGAAAAGTTCGGCTACGACAAGCCCATTCTTGTTGAAGAGTTTCTTACAGGAAAAGATATGACTATGGGCATCATCGGCAATCCGCCTGAATCCTATCAGGTTCTGCCGATTATTGAAGAAGACTACTCATCGCTTCCGGCCGAGCTTCCAAAGATCTGCGGATATGAAGCCAAATGGATGCCGGATTCCCCATACTGGAACCTTAAATCCGTTAAAGCCGACCTCCCGGAAGAGACGGAAAAGTCGATAATCGAATGGTCTGCGAAACTTTTCGAGAGGCTTGACTGCAAGGACTACGCGAGGTTCGACTGGCGTCTGGACGCAGAAGGAAATCCAAAGCTCCTGGAGGTGAACCCGAATCCGGGCTGGTGCTGGGACGGGCATCTTGCCAAGATGGCGAAGATTGCCGGCATGACTTACGCAGATATGCTCGAGGCGATACTGAGAGCGGCCGAGCAGCGCCTTGGAGTTCAGGCGAGAACCGAGGAGCAGGCCGGTCAGAAGCTTGACGAACAGGAATGCCAGGTTTCGAACGGTCAGACATCCGGTGATCGCAGCCTTCTAATCCCTGGTTTCTGGAATGGAAAGAAACCTGAAAAGCCGCATTAGCATGATTGATTGATCACAACGACATGGTTGTGTTTGTTATGCTGATGTTCGCACTAGGCCTTGCCAGCATCATCGTTTCGCTCTCCTTAAGCATCCGCATAGAACGTAAACCCGGATTTGCTGGTCTAGACCCGCCTCGCGTTGTCCGGGCATACGATTTCATGAACCGCATGCCGCCCTTTAAAATCATAAGGCGTCTTTTCTACAATGCTCTCAGTCGCCTTAAACCTCAAGGCACTTTGGTTGACGTGGGTTGCGGACCAGGGTATCTGCTTGGGGTTATCGCAAGAAGAATTCCGTCGCTTCATCTGGTAGGAGTTGATTTGTCAGATGAGATACTCAGGCAAGCTTCCCGCAACCTTTCAGACGTTGCAGTACTCAAGCTCACGCTAATGAAGGGCGATTCGGAAAATCTCCCTCTATCCTCAAACTCAGTCGACTATATCGTAAGCACGCTGTCCCTCCATCACTGGCCACATCCGGAAACGGCTTTTTGCGAGTTCCACCGAGTCTTAAAGCCAGGAGGAACCCTTCTTGTATTCGACCTGAAGAGAGATGCAAAGCTTCTTTTTTACTTTCTTATCCGGCTGGTTACAGGGGTTATTGCGCCGAAAGCCCTTCGGAAG
This window of the bacterium genome carries:
- a CDS encoding methyltransferase domain-containing protein → MKEEPNKESKDKPPQRKAEPPLGKRTLGPVPNLEDHVSSDWWRRIFNSVYLKTDADVVEDQDITRKEVALFQGILGIMPEDRVLDLCCGQGRHSLELARSGFMNVEGLDRSHYLIQRAKAQGKKESLSIKFREGDARKLPYAPDTFDAVMILGNSFGYFETVNDDLRVLKEVARILKPWGKLLVDVTDGKYLRNNFQPRSWEWIDSEHFVCRERSLSHDKQRLISRELVSDVDEGIMVDQFYAERLYTKEQIQELLSKAGFSEITIHTQIEAESRRNQDLGMMERRIIVSAQVRKEWSAPKRKFKGDVKNVTVLLGDPAKPDPLKPMGIFDDDDFYTVDQLKDALRQIASYQFNYLNNHSTLIYDIAKLKGKTDFIFNLCDEGYNNSARLELHVPALLEVMGIPYTGSGPQCLSYCYDKSLVRGIAKEMDIPVPDAMFIKPEDTTFELPLYFPVLVKPNFGDSSFGITQRSVAYKIEELLNAVTEIREKFGYDKPILVEEFLTGKDMTMGIIGNPPESYQVLPIIEEDYSSLPAELPKICGYEAKWMPDSPYWNLKSVKADLPEETEKSIIEWSAKLFERLDCKDYARFDWRLDAEGNPKLLEVNPNPGWCWDGHLAKMAKIAGMTYADMLEAILRAAEQRLGVQARTEEQAGQKLDEQECQVSNGQTSGDRSLLIPGFWNGKKPEKPH
- a CDS encoding methyltransferase domain-containing protein → MIDHNDMVVFVMLMFALGLASIIVSLSLSIRIERKPGFAGLDPPRVVRAYDFMNRMPPFKIIRRLFYNALSRLKPQGTLVDVGCGPGYLLGVIARRIPSLHLVGVDLSDEILRQASRNLSDVAVLKLTLMKGDSENLPLSSNSVDYIVSTLSLHHWPHPETAFCEFHRVLKPGGTLLVFDLKRDAKLLFYFLIRLVTGVIAPKALRKVKEPLDSLRSSYTSCEVFEFMKGITWKELRINPGLGWVLIESLK